One genomic region from Chrysemys picta bellii isolate R12L10 chromosome 16, ASM1138683v2, whole genome shotgun sequence encodes:
- the LOC135972153 gene encoding zinc finger protein OZF-like, which yields MQENYDTVTSLGFPVSHSDAVSELERGEEPWVLDLQEREILRGDGMVSENTESMSQQEEAEGVEAHRGLSQRSKRNASMCREQGKACESQRRPGTQQDNQSGEKAGESINCEGMHKDLKESTAQQRTLMGDRNNTFTERGENFSNRSVLITHERILVKERLYECSECGKTFTRSSHLIRHQRNHTGEKPYECCECGKSFSQSSDLIRHQRSHVGERPYECCDCGKNFIYRSDLIRHQRIHTGLRPYECGECGKNFSDRSDLLTHQRIHTGERPYECCECGKSFTRRSHLVRHQRSHTGEKPYECCECGKSFADSSALINHQRIHTGERPYECSECGKTFIDSSAFSKHQRIHKKERPYECCECGKSFNVSSALVRHQRIHTGERPYRCSECGKSFHQRSHLIYHQRICKGDQQHTDFV from the exons atgcaggagaactatgacactgtgacctcgctgg GGTTTCCAGTCTCCCATTCTGATGCGGTTTCCGAGCTGGAGCGGGGGGAGGAGCCGTGGGTCCTGGATCTCCAGGAAAGAGAGATCCTGAGAG GTGACGGGATGGTGAGTGAGAACACGGAGTCGATGTCTCAGCAGGAAGAGGCTGAGGGAGTGGAAGCACATAGGGGATTATCGCAAAGATCTAAAAGGAATGCGTCCATGTGTCGTGAGCAGGGAAAAGCCTGTGAGAGTCAGCGCAGGCCAGGGACGCAGCAGGACAACCAGTCAGGGGAGAAAGCTGGTGAATCTATTAATTGTGAGGGAATGCACAAGGACCTCAAGGAATCCACAGCCCAGCAGAGAACCCTCATGGGAGATAGAAACAACACATTTACTGAGCGTGGGGAAAACTTCAGTAACCGCTCAGTCCTTATTACCCATGAGAGAATCCTCGTGAAAGAGAGActctatgaatgcagtgagtgcgggaaaaccttcactcggagctcacaccttattagacatcagagaaACCATACGGGAGAGAAGCCCTATgagtgctgtgagtgtgggaaaagcttcagtcagagttcaGACCTTATCAGACACCAGCGAAGTCACGTGGGAGAGAGACCATACGAATGCTGTGACTGCGGGAAAAACTTTATTTACCGCTCAGATCTTATTagacaccagagaatccacaccgGACTCAGACCCTACGAATGtggtgagtgtgggaaaaacttcagcGACCGCTCAGACCTTCTTAcgcaccagagaatccacacaggagagagaccctatgagtgctgtgagtgcgggaaaagcttcactcggcGTTCACACCTTGTTAGGCATCAGAGaagccacacaggggagaaaccctatgaatgctgtgagtgcgggaaaagctttgCTGACAGCTCAGCCCTTATTaatcatcagagaatccacacgggagagagaccctatgaatgcagtgagtgcgggaaaaccttcattGACAGCTCAGCCTTTAGtaaacatcagaggatccacaaaAAAGAGAGACCCTATgagtgctgtgagtgtgggaaaagcttcaacgtGAGCTCAGCCCTGGTtagacatcagaggatccacacaggagaaagaccctataGATGctccgagtgtgggaaaagcttccatCAGAGGTCACACCTCATTTATCATCAGAGAATCTGCAAAGGAGATCAACAACATACAGATTTTGTCTAG